In a genomic window of Pelecanus crispus isolate bPelCri1 chromosome 1, bPelCri1.pri, whole genome shotgun sequence:
- the SPATA13 gene encoding spermatogenesis-associated protein 13 isoform X2 produces MVARGGMARFWSLESLQMVAADGGTESSALVDDNGSEEDYSYEELCQATPRYLQPGGEQLAINELISDGSVVYAEALWDHVTMDDQELGFKAGDVIRVLEASNKDWWWGRNEDKEAWFPASFVRLRVNQEEVPENCSSIQDEEQDANISKHRQKIAENKDQMRTNVIQEIMNTERVYIKHLKDICEGYIRQCRKHTGMFTAAQLSTIFGNIEDIYKFQRKFLKDLEKQYNKEEPHLSEIGSCFLQHQEGFAIYSEYCNNHPSACIELAKLMKQSKYRHFFEACRLLQQMIDIAIDGFLLTPVQKICKYPLQLAELLKYTTQEHSDYNNIKAAYEAMKNVACLINERKRRLESIDKIARWQVSIVDWEGPDVLARSSELIHSGELTKISKQGKSQQRTFFLFDHQLVFCKKDLLRRDILYYKDRIDMDEMEIVDTEDGRDKDFNVNVKNAFKIINRATEEIHLFCAKKQGDKKRWMEACKSERKRVQEDKEMGMEISENQKKQAMQNARKSRHGKIKGGYNGCPVPPPHQSLHPIHQRHITVPTSIPQQQVFALAEPKRKPSLFWHTFNKLTPFKK; encoded by the exons ATGGTAGCCAGGGGGGGAATGGCACGATTTTGGAGTCTGGAGAGCCTTCAGATGG TTGCTGCAGATGGTGGGACTGAATCTTCGGCCTTAGTGGACGACAATGGCAGTGAGGAAGATTACAGTTACGAGGAGCTCTGCCAAGCCACTCCCAGGTACCTGCAGCCCGGAGGAGAACAGCTAGCAATTAATGAG CTGATAAGCGATGGCAGCGTTGTCTATGCAGAAGCTCTCTGGGACCATGTAACTATGGATGATCAAGAGCTGGGCTTCAAAGCTGGAGATGTCATTAGAGTTCTAGAGGCTTCCAACAAAGACTGGTGGTGGGGAAGAAACGAGGACAAGGAAGCCTGGTTTCCAGCTAGCTTTGTCAGG CTGCGAGTTAATCAGGAAGAAGTGCCAGAAAATTGTAGTAGTATCCAGGATGAAGAACAAGATGCAAATATTAGCAAGCATCGTCAGAAAATAGCTGAAAACAAGGATCAGATGAGAACCAACGTTATACAGGAAATTATGAACACAGAACGAGTCTATATCAAGCATCTCAAGGACATCTGTGAG gGTTATATTCGGCAGTGTCGCAAGCATACGGGAATGTTCACCGCAGCTCAGTTAAGCACCATTTTTGGAAATATTGAAGATATTTACAAATTCCAAAGGAAGTTTCTGAAGGATCTTGAGAAACAATACAACAAAGAGGAACCTCATCTAAGTGAAATAGGGTCATGTTTTCTTCAACAT caagaaGGCTTTGCTATTTATTCAGAGTATTGTAACAATCATCCCAGTGCCTGCATTGAACTTGCCAAACTAATGAAACAGAGCAAATACCGTCACTTCTTTGAGGCCTGCCGCTTGCTTCAGCAGATGATTGACATTGCCATTGATGGTTTTCTTCTCACGCCCGTTCAGAAAATCTGCAAATACCCTCTGCAGCTTGCAGAATTGCTCAAATACACCACTCAGGAGCACAG TGATTATAACAACATAAAAGCTGCATATGAGGCTATGAAGAACGTAGCGTGCCTGATCAATGAGCGAAAACGAAGACTAGAAAGCATAGACAAGATTGCACGTTGGCAGGTCTCTATTGTAGACTGGGAG ggaCCGGATGTGTTAGCCAGAAGCTCAGAACTGATCCACTCAGGAGAACTGACCAAAATATCAAAGCAAGGCAAAAGCCAGCAGAggactttcttcctttttgacCATCAGCTTGTGTTCTGTAAGAAGGACTTACTGAGAAGGGACATCTTGTATTATAAGGATCGTATTGACATGGATGAGATGGAAATTGTGGACACTGAAGATGGCAGAGACAAAGACTTTAACGTTAATGTCAAGAATGCTTTTAAGATAATAAACAGAGCAACAGAAGAGATTCATTTGTTCTGTGCAAAAAAACAGGGGGATAAAAAGAGATGGATGGAGGCATGCAAAAGTGAGAGGAAAAGGGTCCAGGAAGACAAGGAAATGG GAATGGAAATCtcagaaaaccagaagaaacaagCCATGCAGAATGCCCGTAAGTCAAGGCATGGAAAAATTAAAGGTGG CTATAACGGGTGTCCTGTGCCTCCTCCACACCAAAGCCTGCATCCTATTCATCAGCGCCACATCACTGTGCCTACCAGCATCCCGCAGCAGCAGGTTTTTGCCCTGGCAGAACCCAAGCGGAAGCCGTCCCTCTTCTGGCATACCTTCAACAAACTCACCCCCTTTAAAAAGTGA
- the SPATA13 gene encoding spermatogenesis-associated protein 13 isoform X3 has protein sequence MVARGGMARFWSLESLQMVAADGGTESSALVDDNGSEEDYSYEELCQATPRYLQPGGEQLAINELISDGSVVYAEALWDHVTMDDQELGFKAGDVIRVLEASNKDWWWGRNEDKEAWFPASFVRGYIRQCRKHTGMFTAAQLSTIFGNIEDIYKFQRKFLKDLEKQYNKEEPHLSEIGSCFLQHQEGFAIYSEYCNNHPSACIELAKLMKQSKYRHFFEACRLLQQMIDIAIDGFLLTPVQKICKYPLQLAELLKYTTQEHSDYNNIKAAYEAMKNVACLINERKRRLESIDKIARWQVSIVDWEGPDVLARSSELIHSGELTKISKQGKSQQRTFFLFDHQLVFCKKDLLRRDILYYKDRIDMDEMEIVDTEDGRDKDFNVNVKNAFKIINRATEEIHLFCAKKQGDKKRWMEACKSERKRVQEDKEMGMEISENQKKQAMQNARKSRHGKIKGGYNGCPVPPPHQSLHPIHQRHITVPTSIPQQQVFALAEPKRKPSLFWHTFNKLTPFKK, from the exons ATGGTAGCCAGGGGGGGAATGGCACGATTTTGGAGTCTGGAGAGCCTTCAGATGG TTGCTGCAGATGGTGGGACTGAATCTTCGGCCTTAGTGGACGACAATGGCAGTGAGGAAGATTACAGTTACGAGGAGCTCTGCCAAGCCACTCCCAGGTACCTGCAGCCCGGAGGAGAACAGCTAGCAATTAATGAG CTGATAAGCGATGGCAGCGTTGTCTATGCAGAAGCTCTCTGGGACCATGTAACTATGGATGATCAAGAGCTGGGCTTCAAAGCTGGAGATGTCATTAGAGTTCTAGAGGCTTCCAACAAAGACTGGTGGTGGGGAAGAAACGAGGACAAGGAAGCCTGGTTTCCAGCTAGCTTTGTCAGG gGTTATATTCGGCAGTGTCGCAAGCATACGGGAATGTTCACCGCAGCTCAGTTAAGCACCATTTTTGGAAATATTGAAGATATTTACAAATTCCAAAGGAAGTTTCTGAAGGATCTTGAGAAACAATACAACAAAGAGGAACCTCATCTAAGTGAAATAGGGTCATGTTTTCTTCAACAT caagaaGGCTTTGCTATTTATTCAGAGTATTGTAACAATCATCCCAGTGCCTGCATTGAACTTGCCAAACTAATGAAACAGAGCAAATACCGTCACTTCTTTGAGGCCTGCCGCTTGCTTCAGCAGATGATTGACATTGCCATTGATGGTTTTCTTCTCACGCCCGTTCAGAAAATCTGCAAATACCCTCTGCAGCTTGCAGAATTGCTCAAATACACCACTCAGGAGCACAG TGATTATAACAACATAAAAGCTGCATATGAGGCTATGAAGAACGTAGCGTGCCTGATCAATGAGCGAAAACGAAGACTAGAAAGCATAGACAAGATTGCACGTTGGCAGGTCTCTATTGTAGACTGGGAG ggaCCGGATGTGTTAGCCAGAAGCTCAGAACTGATCCACTCAGGAGAACTGACCAAAATATCAAAGCAAGGCAAAAGCCAGCAGAggactttcttcctttttgacCATCAGCTTGTGTTCTGTAAGAAGGACTTACTGAGAAGGGACATCTTGTATTATAAGGATCGTATTGACATGGATGAGATGGAAATTGTGGACACTGAAGATGGCAGAGACAAAGACTTTAACGTTAATGTCAAGAATGCTTTTAAGATAATAAACAGAGCAACAGAAGAGATTCATTTGTTCTGTGCAAAAAAACAGGGGGATAAAAAGAGATGGATGGAGGCATGCAAAAGTGAGAGGAAAAGGGTCCAGGAAGACAAGGAAATGG GAATGGAAATCtcagaaaaccagaagaaacaagCCATGCAGAATGCCCGTAAGTCAAGGCATGGAAAAATTAAAGGTGG CTATAACGGGTGTCCTGTGCCTCCTCCACACCAAAGCCTGCATCCTATTCATCAGCGCCACATCACTGTGCCTACCAGCATCCCGCAGCAGCAGGTTTTTGCCCTGGCAGAACCCAAGCGGAAGCCGTCCCTCTTCTGGCATACCTTCAACAAACTCACCCCCTTTAAAAAGTGA
- the SPATA13 gene encoding spermatogenesis-associated protein 13 isoform X4 has product MDDQELGFKAGDVIRVLEASNKDWWWGRNEDKEAWFPASFVRLRVNQEEVPENCSSIQDEEQDANISKHRQKIAENKDQMRTNVIQEIMNTERVYIKHLKDICEGYIRQCRKHTGMFTAAQLSTIFGNIEDIYKFQRKFLKDLEKQYNKEEPHLSEIGSCFLQHQEGFAIYSEYCNNHPSACIELAKLMKQSKYRHFFEACRLLQQMIDIAIDGFLLTPVQKICKYPLQLAELLKYTTQEHSDYNNIKAAYEAMKNVACLINERKRRLESIDKIARWQVSIVDWEGPDVLARSSELIHSGELTKISKQGKSQQRTFFLFDHQLVFCKKDLLRRDILYYKDRIDMDEMEIVDTEDGRDKDFNVNVKNAFKIINRATEEIHLFCAKKQGDKKRWMEACKSERKRVQEDKEMGMEISENQKKQAMQNARKSRHGKIKGGLHPIHQRHITVPTSIPQQQVFALAEPKRKPSLFWHTFNKLTPFKK; this is encoded by the exons ATGGATGATCAAGAGCTGGGCTTCAAAGCTGGAGATGTCATTAGAGTTCTAGAGGCTTCCAACAAAGACTGGTGGTGGGGAAGAAACGAGGACAAGGAAGCCTGGTTTCCAGCTAGCTTTGTCAGG CTGCGAGTTAATCAGGAAGAAGTGCCAGAAAATTGTAGTAGTATCCAGGATGAAGAACAAGATGCAAATATTAGCAAGCATCGTCAGAAAATAGCTGAAAACAAGGATCAGATGAGAACCAACGTTATACAGGAAATTATGAACACAGAACGAGTCTATATCAAGCATCTCAAGGACATCTGTGAG gGTTATATTCGGCAGTGTCGCAAGCATACGGGAATGTTCACCGCAGCTCAGTTAAGCACCATTTTTGGAAATATTGAAGATATTTACAAATTCCAAAGGAAGTTTCTGAAGGATCTTGAGAAACAATACAACAAAGAGGAACCTCATCTAAGTGAAATAGGGTCATGTTTTCTTCAACAT caagaaGGCTTTGCTATTTATTCAGAGTATTGTAACAATCATCCCAGTGCCTGCATTGAACTTGCCAAACTAATGAAACAGAGCAAATACCGTCACTTCTTTGAGGCCTGCCGCTTGCTTCAGCAGATGATTGACATTGCCATTGATGGTTTTCTTCTCACGCCCGTTCAGAAAATCTGCAAATACCCTCTGCAGCTTGCAGAATTGCTCAAATACACCACTCAGGAGCACAG TGATTATAACAACATAAAAGCTGCATATGAGGCTATGAAGAACGTAGCGTGCCTGATCAATGAGCGAAAACGAAGACTAGAAAGCATAGACAAGATTGCACGTTGGCAGGTCTCTATTGTAGACTGGGAG ggaCCGGATGTGTTAGCCAGAAGCTCAGAACTGATCCACTCAGGAGAACTGACCAAAATATCAAAGCAAGGCAAAAGCCAGCAGAggactttcttcctttttgacCATCAGCTTGTGTTCTGTAAGAAGGACTTACTGAGAAGGGACATCTTGTATTATAAGGATCGTATTGACATGGATGAGATGGAAATTGTGGACACTGAAGATGGCAGAGACAAAGACTTTAACGTTAATGTCAAGAATGCTTTTAAGATAATAAACAGAGCAACAGAAGAGATTCATTTGTTCTGTGCAAAAAAACAGGGGGATAAAAAGAGATGGATGGAGGCATGCAAAAGTGAGAGGAAAAGGGTCCAGGAAGACAAGGAAATGG GAATGGAAATCtcagaaaaccagaagaaacaagCCATGCAGAATGCCCGTAAGTCAAGGCATGGAAAAATTAAAGGTGG CCTGCATCCTATTCATCAGCGCCACATCACTGTGCCTACCAGCATCCCGCAGCAGCAGGTTTTTGCCCTGGCAGAACCCAAGCGGAAGCCGTCCCTCTTCTGGCATACCTTCAACAAACTCACCCCCTTTAAAAAGTGA